Genomic DNA from uncultured Desulfosarcina sp.:
ACCTTATCGCTCTCCACGATCACACGGATCTCCCGGCCCGCCTGAATCGCGTAGGTGTTTGCCACGCCATTGAATCCATTGGCGATACCTTCGAGATCTTCGATTCGCCGGATGTAATTTTCAAGTAGTTCTTTCCTTGCCCCGGGACGAGCCCCGGAAAGTCCGTCTGCGGCCTGCACCAGCAAGGCATAGACAGTGGAAGGTGGAACATCTTCGTGATGGGCACCGATGGCGTGAACGACAGCCGCCGATTCGCCGAATTTCTTGGCCAATTTCGAACCGATCACCGCGTGCGGTCCCTCGACTTCGTGATCGATGGCCTTGCCGATGTCGTGAAGCAGCCCCATCCTGCGGGCAAGTTTTTCCTTCAGACCCAGTTCCGAGGCCATCATGCCGCACAGGGCACCGACCTCGACAGAATGCTGAAGAACGTTTTGCGCATAGCTGGTACGATATTTCAATCGCCCCAAATATTTAATCAACTCCCCATGGATGCCGTGGACTCCCAGATCGAAGGCTGCCTGTTCGCCTGCTTCCTTAATCGCAGTATCCACCTCCTGACCGACTTTTTTGACCACATCCTCAATGCGGGCCGGATGAATGCGTCCGTCGGAAATCAACTTGATTAATGACAGTCGGGCAACTTCCCGCCGTACCGGGTTGAATCCAGACAGAATGACGGCCTCCGGCGTATCGTCAATGATCAGATCGATCCCCGTGGCCGCTTCGATAGCCCTGATATTACGGCCTTCACGCCCGATGATACGGCCCTTCATTTCATCGCCGGGAAGCTGAACCACCGATACCGTCCGTTCGGCAACGAAATCTCCGGAGTAGCGCTGGATTGCCGTTGCGATAATTTTTTTCGCCTTTTTATCGGCATCTTCCTTGGCCTCGTTCTCGATCCGCTTGATCAGTTTGGCGCCTTCGTAGCGGGCTTCATTCTCCATGGCACGAATCAGCAGTTCCTTGGCCTGCTCCGCGGTCAGGGTGGAAATCCGTTCCAGTTGTACTTTCTGTTCCTCCAGCAACGCATTGTATTTTTCTTCTTTGCTGGAAATCGATTTGTCCCGGTCCGAAAGGGATTGCTCTTTTCGGGCAATCTCTTTTTCACGCTGTTCGAAAAGATCCGTTTTGCGGTCGATATTCTCTTCTTTTTGAATCAGCCGATGTTCCAGTTTTTTTAATTCCGACCGGGTCTCCTTGGCCTCGGATTCGAATTCGCTCTTCATTCTGAATAAAATGTCTTTGGCCTCAACCCCCGCTTCTTTGATCAAACCGTCGGCTTCATTTTGGGCCGTCTTGACGATCTGCTCCGCTTCAACGGCGGCATCTTTCAATTTCTTTGAGCCGAGGACCCCTCTTAGCACCAACGCAACGGCAAAACCGATGACGGCCGAAACGACCGCGATTACAATTGTATATGTCTCCATTAAATTCTCCGAGCGCTAATCATTATATGTGTAATGGCCCCATGATCCGACAGCCAGACCATGTCCATATTACCGTTTATTTGACGGTTCAGATCGATGCGACGCGCCGCTTTCGCCTTGGTTGCCAAGGATGTGACACATCGCTCACTTCTTCTTCGTTCACGAGCGGTTGTCTCGCGCAGTCAGCAAGAAAGCAAAAAGTGCGATTTTTCCGATTCCATGACCTTGAAAGGAAACAAAAGGAAAGCTGTTCCCGAATGGAGGGGCCGACAGTGTGGCAGGCGGTAAATTTGGAACCCCCGCCATTGTGCCGTGTTGGCAGGTCTTTGATCCATTGGATCAGGTGGGCACCTTGTAGTTTCTTTAGGCTTTTCTGTGCATGCAGAACTTGCTCACCAAAACTAGAGAAGGTTCCCGATTAGTGAGTGTTGGGTCAAAGTTTCCCTTCCAATCACGAACACGGCAGGGGCTGATTCGATACGCTTGTTTGTTGACGATTATAAAAAAGCGGCGTGCACGGGTACCTGACTTCGGCGGACCGAATGACAAAAATCCTTGTCGATCCGTCAAGCCATCGCTTTTTCCAGTTCATTAAGAACCACTGCAGACTTTTCGGTCATACGGCTGAAAAAATGCCGATAATTTTGTTCAAGCTTATAATGCTCGCTCGCAATATTCAGTCCGGTCAGAATCAAGATCGTCTCTTTATCGATATTGACCAATTTTTCGTCAAACTGCGATTGAACCTTATTAACGGCATCCTCAAAACGGGCTGCAACCACTTTTGCATCCGGCGCAGCGGATTCTGTTTGAAAGGTGAATTTTCGACCTAGTATTTGCAGTGTAATCGTTTGTTCCAAGTAGCGTCCGTTTCTGAAAGTCCACCAGTCGGCGTCCTACTCTTCTGTTATCCCTTCTAATCGGCCGATCAGGTTGTCGATTTTGTTCCTGACGAGGGCGGTCAGCTCCTCATGCTTCTTTTCTGCGTCGATTTTTTCCTGTATCAGGTTTTCCAGTTGTCCAATTCGATTGTTCAGGTCTTGATTCTCCTGCTGCAATTTTTTACGGGCCTGAACGACTTGCTCTACTTTTTGTTCAATCAATTCGAATTGTTGTAATATTGCCTCTATATCCAGCATATTATCTTTTCCCTTACTCATGATAGTAACGGTCAACGGTTTTCAAGTCAAGACAATTCAAATGGATCTTTCCGGCTCAAGTACAGGCGGCAAACCGCAGGTCACCCGAAAGAAATGGCTGTTCCAGCGTTAACCGCCCTACGTAAAAAGGGGTGAGCCGAACCCGGCCCACCCCTTTTCTGTTGTCAATCATCAACCGTTCGCTGCGTACCCCGAAAAGGTCAAATAAACGAACCATGGAGCATAGCGGTCATGGATCAGCGTGTCTCTGCGAGATGGATCCGGTTGATTGCACGAAGCAACGCTGCCTTGGCACGGATAAAATCGATGTCCGCCTCTTTGGCCTGCTCACGGAGGCGCTTTTCAGCGCGTTCCGCAGCTTCCTTGGCCCGCTGGATATCGATGTCCTTGCGCCGTTCGGCGGATTCGGCCAAAACCGTGACCCGGTCCGGCAGAGCTTCGGCAAAACCACTGCTGACGAAAACAAAACGTTCTCGGCCGCTTGCGTCCTTGTATTTCAGGGCACCGGTTTTCAGGGTTGTCAGAAATGGGGTGTGGCCGGAAAGTACGCCGAATTCGCCCAGCGTACCGGGGGCCATGACGATCTGGGCCTCTTCGCTGACGACGGACTTTTCGGGGGTAACCACTTCGAGTCTAATGTTTTCAGCCATTTATCGCCTCTTTCTTCGAATTACGCCTCGGACATCTCCTGGGCCGCTTCGAGCACTTCTTCAATGCCGCCTTTCATGTAGAAGGCCTGCTCGGGGATACTGTCGTGCACGCCCTCACAGATCTCCTTGAAGGCACGAACCGTATCTTCGACTTTGACGTATTTACCCGGCTTGCCGGTAAAGGTTTCCGCCACATGGAACGGCTGGGAGAGGAAGCGCTGGATCTTGCGGGCCCGCTGGACGGTGAGTTTGTCCTCATCAGACAGCTCTTCCATACCCAGGATGGCGATGATGTCCTGCAGTTCCTTGTATTTCTGGAGCATGTTCTGCACCTGGCGGGCAACCAGGTAATGGTCTTCACCGATAACCATGGGGTCCAAAATGCGGGAAGTGGAGTCCAGGGGATCCACCGCAGGGTAGATGCCCAACTCAGCGATCTGACGGGAAAGTACCACGGTACCGTCAAGGTGCGCAAAGGTCGTTGCCGGGGCCGGGTCGGTCAAGTCGTCGGCCGGGACGTACACGCACTGAACGGCGGTAATGGAGCCTTTGTCCGTGGAGGTGATGCGCTCCTGCAATCCACCGAGGTCGACGGCCAGCGTCGGCTGGTAACCAACGGCGGAAGGCATACGTCCGAGAAGGGCCGAAACCTCGGAGCCTGCCTGGGTGAACCGGAAGATGTTGTCGATGAAGATCAGCACGTCCTGGCCTTCCTTGTCACGGAAATATTCCGCACAGGTCAGGGCGGACAGGGCTACGCGGGCACGGGCGCCCGGCGGCTCCGTCATCTGGCCGTAAACCAGAGCGGCTTTGGGAAGAACGCCGGACTCTTTCATCTCGTGGTACAGGTCGTTGCCCTCGCGGGTACGCTCGCCCACACCGGCAAACACGGAGATACCGCCGTGCTGCATGGCGATGTTGTTGACCATTTCCATCATGATAACGGTCTTTCCCACGCCGGCGCCGCCGAACATGCCCATTTTACCACCACGGGGAAAGGGCACCAGCAGGTCGATCACCTTGACGCCGGTTTCCAGCACGCGGACTTCGGTGTCCTGCTCGGTAAAAAGAGGAGCCGGGCGATGAATGGGCATCATCTTATCCTGGCTGACCGGACCCAAGCCGTCCACGGGGCGGCCAACGACGTTGAGCACGCGGCCCAGACTGGCTTCGCCCACGGGCATCATGATCGGGCTGCCGGTGTCTTTCACCTGCATGCCGCGAACCAGGCCGTCGGTTACATCCATGGCAATGGTACGCACCACGTTGTCGCCGAGATGCTGAGCCACCTCGATCACGAGATTGTCCTCTTGGTCGTTGATGGCCGGGTTGGTTACCAGAAGTGCGGTCAAGATATTCGGCAACTGCCCCTGTTCAAATTCAACGTCGACGACAGGCCCCATAACCTGTGTAATTTTACCTAAGTTCTCTGCCATTTACAGCCTCCTAAATTGAGTATTAACCCTTGAGGGCCTCGGCGCCACCGACAATATCCATCAGATCTGCGGTAATGGCTGCCTGTCGGGCTTTGTTGTATGCGAGAGTCAAACTGTCGATCATGTCGTTGCACGCCTTGGTGGCGTTGTCCATGGCGCTCATCCGAGCGGCATGTTCGCTGGTGGATGTTTCCAGCAGCGCCCGGTAGATCTGGACATACACGTTGCGCGGCAAAAGATCTCCCAGAAGTTCTTCGGGAGACGGCTCGCAGATGTGTTCCGCCTGGTATTCCTTGTTGGCATCATCTTCCGCCTCGTCTTTCACAATGGGCGGAATCGGCAACAGCTGCTGAACCACCGGCGGCTGTTTGGCCATGCTCACGAATTCGGCGTAAACGATATGAACTTCGTCGTACTTGCCGTCCAGAAAACCGTCCACCAGTTTCCGGCCGGCAGTCGAAGCGACGCTGAAGCCGAACTTGCTGCCCACGATCCCCAGATGTGCTTCGACAATCTCATGACCGTTTTTACGGGACCAGTCGCGGCCTTTTTTGCCGAAACAGGTGAGTGAATATTCGGCATCTTCGATGCCGTTGTTCTTGATGTAGTTTTTGACCGCATCGGTCAGGTTGATGTTGAAGCCGCCGCACAACCCCCGATCCGAGGTGCACAGCACAATATGGATCTTGCGCACCGCTTCTTTGGGGATCAACAACGGGCTGGCTTCCTCTCCGGCCTTTTCCGCCAGACTGCCAAGGACTTCAGAGAATTTTTCGGCATAGGGACGAAATCCGTCCATCGCCGTTTGCGCACCGCGCAACCGTGAGGTTGCCACCATGTTCATGGCTTTGGTGATCTGCTTGGTCTTCTTGACACCCTGGATTTTTAACTGGACATCCTTTAATGATGGCATAAAGTTGTCGTCCTTATCGCATGTGTTCTGATTTCAGCAGTTTACCCCAAAGCTACGATTTGATGGTATCCTTGAATTCCTCGCCGTAGGCCTCTAAGGCCGTCTTGAGCAGGCCGTCGATCTCTTCGGTGATATCCTGGGCCTCTTCCAGTTTGGAAAAGATCTGCGGATAACGCTCTTCGACGAAGGGATAGAGACCGGCTTCGTACTTGGCGACGACGTCGGACGGGAATTGATCCAAATAGCCGCGGGTGGCCGCGTACAGGATGGTCACCTGCTTTTCGTGGGACAGCGGCTTGTACTGCGGTTGTTTCAGCACCTGCACCAGACGCTCACCACGGGTGAGCTGACGCTGGGTGGCTGCATCCAGGTCGCTGCCGAAAGCGGCGAAGGCCTCCAGCTCGCGGAACTGGGCCATATCCAGGCGCAGGGTACCGGCCACTTTCTTCATGGCCTTGGTCTGGGCGGCACCACCGACGCGGGATACCGAGAGACCGACGTTGATGGCCGGACGGACGCCGGCGAAGAACAGGCTCGGCTCCAGGTAGATCTGACCGTCGGTAATGGAAATCACGTTGGTCGGAATATAGGCCGAAACATCACCGGCCTGGGTTTCGATGATCGGCAGGGCCGTCAGGGAACCGGCACCCAACTCGTCGCTCAGCTTGGCGGACCGCTCCAGCAGACGGGAGTGGTTGTAGAAAATGTCGCCCGGGAAGGCTTCACGTCCCGGAGGCCGTCTGAGCAACAAGGAAACTTGGCGGTAGGCGGCAGCCTGCTTGGAAAGGTCGTCGTAAATGATCAGGGCGTGCTGGCCTTTATCCCGGAAATATTCGCCCATGGCGCATCCGGCGTACGGGGCCAGGTATTGCAGGGTCGCCGGGTCGGAGGCGCAGGCGGCAACGATGGTGGTGTACTCCATGGCGCCTTCCCGTTCTAGAATGGCGGCCACCTGGGCGACGGTGGATTTTTTCTGTCCACAGGCCACATAGATACAGAATACATCCGTATTTTTCTGGGCCAGGATGGCATCCACGGCTACGGCGGTCTTTCCGATCTGGCGGTCGCCGATGATCAACTCGCGCTGACCTTTGCCCACCGGAGTCATCGCGTCGACCGCCTTGAGACCGGTGTAGCAGGGTTCGTGGACCGATTTTCTGGCGATGACACCGGGGGCCACCATCTCCACACGACGGGTTTCCGGGGTGTCGATGGCACCCTTGCCGTCGATGGGCTCCCCTACGCCGGAAACCACGCGACCAAGCACGGGCTCGCCGACGGGAACCTGGGCGATCTTACCGGTCCGCTTGACCATGTCGCCCTCTTTGATGCCGGAGTCATCACCCATGATGGCAATACCCACGTTGTCCTCTTCCAGGTTGAGTACCAAACCGAGGACGCCACCGGGGAACTCCACCAGTTCGAGTGCCATGGCTTTTTCCAGACCGTAGACGCGGGAAATACCATCGCCGACTGACAAAACGACACCGGTTTCGCTCAGTTCGATTTTCTTGTCGTAATCCGTGATCTGTTCTTTAATGATCTGACTTATTTCTTCAGCTCTTAGTTCCATTAGACACTCTCACCCCTTTTTAAAGATTCTCTCATATTGAGCAGTTGGGTCCGTACACTGCCGTCCAAAACCAGATCGCCGATCCGGGTTACAATACCGCCGATCAGTTCCGGATCCTGCTCAACCTCCAGAATAATATCCTTACCTGTCCGTTTGGACAGGGCTGACTGAATTTTCTCGATGGTTTCAGAGGACAGCTCCGTGGCCGAAACCAGGCTGGCCCGGGCAACGCCCTTGAGTTCATCGGCAAACTTCTGGAAAAAGTCGTTGATGTTACTCAAAAACCCGATCCGCCCCTTGTCGAACAGGAAATAGATGAACGTGGTCATGGCCTTGGAAAAATCCAGTTTGTCCATCACGCCCTTCAACACATTTTTACGCCCTTCCACATCGTAGAGCGGATTGACCAGCACCTGTTGAAGGCTCTTTTCCTGCTCGATCAGTTTTGCGAAAGCGCCCAACTCTTCCCGGTAGGTATCGGTCTGTCCGTCTTCCTTACCGATCAGCAGAAGCGCTTTGGCATACCGCCTTGCAATCGCCAGATTCTTCACTATGCCACCACCTTCTCTAAGTATTCGTCCACCAGCTTTTCCTGGTCATCCGAATTGATCCGTTCCTTGATGATCGCCTCGGCCTTTGCCAGCGCCTTCTCCACAATTTCAGCCTTCAGGTCCGCCTTGGCCTGCTGGAATTCGTATTCGATATTCTTGCTGGCCTGCTCTTTGAGCTTCTCGGCGGCCGCCTCGGCCTCCTTCAGGATCTTGGCTTTGGCATCCTCACCCTGTTTCACATACTCGGCGAGGAGCGCTTCGGCCTCCTTGTCCAGTTCGGCCATTTTGGCATCGTATTCGGCAAGTTTGGCCTCTGCTGCCTTTTTCTTTTCCTCAAGCTCTTCCAGTTGCTCTTTGATGCCCTGGATCCGTCCGCCCAGAGCCTGGGAGACCGGTTTTTTGAGAACCAGAAAAAGACCGATGAACAGTACTGCAAAATTCATCACCCGATACGTGTCCGTGGCCACCCATCCCTTGTGGGCGGCTTCGCCGTGGTCACCCGCGTCGGAAGACGCCAGCGCCAGGGTGCCCCCACACAAAAGAAGCGCGGCCAGGACCAGTGGCAATGTCCACCGGGCACAGCTGCGCTTCCTTGAAAAAAATGGAACTTTCATTAAGCAACCCTCCCCAATATTTTTTTTCCAATCGCATCTGCGAATGCGTCCACTTCTTCTTCGAGTGCTGCTTTTACGGCGCCCACTTCCTGGGCGATTTTTTCCTTGACCTGCTTGAGTTCGGCCTGGGCGGATTCGTTGATCTTCCCGATGATGGCTTTTTCTTCTTCCGCAGCGGCCTGCATCAACGCTTCCTTTTCCTTCTGTCCCGAGGCCCGGGCTTGGCGAATGCCTTCGGCATAAGCGTCCTCTTTGGCTTTGACCTGCTCGGCCGATCCGTCAATGGTCGACTGCATGCCATCCACCTTCGCTTTGCGTTCCAGCAGGATTTTTCGAATGGGCTTGTACAGCACCATGTTCAAAATCCAGATCAACAGCAAAAAATTCACCATCTGTACAAGTAGGGATCCATCGACGCTAACCATCTATAGGCCTCCGTTGAAATAAGATTTCAATCGCTAAAAAAACAATATATTCTCTGTGAAAGATATAACTTACGAAAGGTACGAACTCCGGCGGTCTATATCACCAGGACCGCCGAATTGTCAAAGGTTTTTTAAATGGACAGCTCTTCAGAAGGATCGAAATCTGCGTTTCGATTCATTTCCGATCATTTTAACGAATCGTAACTACGCCGCATTCCAAGGGATTCGATTGTCTTCAGCCCGGACCTGCAAATGGCCGTTCGAAATACCCGCCAACGGCGTTTAAAAAAAGATGCCTTAATCGGCTTTTTTTTCGATGGGTTTTCCCGTCGCCGGTTTGGACTCGGCCGGCAGCGGCTCCGGCTTGCGCATACTGCACTTGCCGTTGAACACCACGCCGGTTTCGATGGCGACCACGGGGGATTGAATGTCACCGGTAATCTTGGCCGGCGGGTAGACTTCGATCCGCTCGGCGGCCTGGATATAACCGTTTACCGTTCCTTTGACAATGGCGGTGCCGACCCGGATTTCGGCATCCACCGTGGCCCGTTCGCCAATGATCACCGTCCCTTTTTCCGAAAGGATCTTGCCGTTGACATTGCCGTCCAGGCGAATGGTGTCGTTGAAGGTCAAGGTCCCCTCGATGGCGGTTCCCACCCCCAGCAGGGTGGAGATATGATCCGAGCTTTCGTTTTTCTTCATTGTTTTCACCTGTTTTCTTTTGGCAAACATGATTTGCTCCAACTTATTCGAATTTGAACCTGCGCATGCTGACATTCATCAGCAACCCGACGCCCATCATCATGGTGATGATCGACGACCCGCCGTAACTGATGAAGGGCAGGGTCACGCCCACCACCGGCATGAGCCCCATGACCATTCCGATGTTGATCAGCACCTGCCAGGCGATCATCGATGTCACCCCCACGGACAAAATGGTGCCGAAGGGATCCCGGCACCGGCCGGCAATGTTCAACCCCCAGGTGATGATGATCAGAAACAGAACGATCACCGTCAGCGATCCCATCAACCCCCACTCTTCGGCCAGCACCGAAAAAATGAAATCCGTATGCTGTTCGGGCAGAAAGGACAAGGCGTTTTGGGTTCCTTTTAAAAATCCCTTGCCGGTCAGCATCCCCGAGCCGATGGCGATCTTGGATTGAATGATATGGTAGCCGGCGCCCAGCGGATCACGATCCGGATTTAAAAATGTCAGGATGCGCTGTTTCTGGTAGCCGCGCAGGAAAAACCACACCAGGGGCACCATCAGGGTAAAGGTGGCGATCAGCCAGGTCAGGGTTCTGCGCTCGATCTTGACGAATAGGGTCATGGCGCCGGCAATCAGGGCGATCACCATGGCGGTGCCCAGGTCCGGCTGGCGGACAATCAGGCCGAAAGGCAGCACCGTCAGCAAAACCGGAACCGCCAGGTCCCGCAGATTGAGGCCCTCGGTGTTGATGATTTTGGCGAAATAGCGGGCCAGGATGATGATGACGGCAATCTTGGCCATTTCCGAGGGCTGGAGCGAAAACGGCCCCATGGGCAGCCAGCGTTTGGACCCGCCCACGATCTTGCCGAAAAAGAGCACGACGACCAGGGAACCCACCGACATCAGATAAATAAAGGTGGCAAACCGTTCGATCTGTTTGTAGTCGAACAGAAAACAAAAAACCATGGCCACGAACCCGACGCCGTACCAGATCAGCTGCTTTTTGAAAAGCAGGATGTCCGGTTCCACCATGCCGGCCGACACGGCGCTGTACAGCGCCACCAGCCCCGCCCCGCCCAGGGCCAGGGTGAGCAGCAGCAGCCCCCAGTCAAAGCATTGCAGCAATCGTCGATCGAACATGACAAATGATCCTATTGATGCGTTGTCTCTCCGGGCGACGCCTTGTCGGTCTGCCCGGTGGTATATATTTGAATCAGTTCGGCGGCAACCGGGGCGGCGGCGGAAGATCCGTGCTCGCCGTGCTCGATGATCACCGACACGGCAATCACGGGATTCTCCCGGGGGGCGTAGGCCACGAACCAGGCGTGATCCTTGATCGGATCACCCTCCCCGTCGCCATCGGCATCCTCCTCCTTGCGTCCCACCACCTGGGCGGTTCCGGTCTTGCCGCACATGGCCACCGATTCCAGACGGCTGGCATAGGCCGTTCCGTGCGGCTTGTTGACGGCCCTGAACAGCCCCTCCTGCACGATCTTCAAAGTGGATGCACTGACGGGCAGCCGCCCCACCACCTCGGGGGAACTCTGGTAGACCACCTGCCCGTCGGCCGTGCGGATGGATTTGACGATCCGCGGCCGATACCGGGTTCCCCCGTTGCCGACAGCGGCGGCGACCATGGCCATCTGCAACGGCGTCGCCAGGTTGAATCCCTGACCGATGACCACGGAAAGGGTTTCCCCCTTCTGCCAGGAGATGCCGGTCCGCTTTTTCTTCCACTGGGCCGTGGGAATCAGACCGCCCTCTTCGTGGGGCAGATCGATGCCGGTCGGCTCTCCCAAACCGAAGGCCCGGGCATACCAGGCCAGGCGGTCCACACCCAGTTCCTGACCCACCTTATAAAAATAGACGTCACAGGATTCCTGAAGCGCCTTGTAGACATCCACTTCTGCATGCCCCCACTTTTTCCAGCAGCGGTAGGTCCGGTTGCCGAATTTGAGGAAGCCTGGGCAAAAATGGGTGGTATTCGTATCGATCACCCCCTCTTCCAGTCCGGCGGCGGCGGCGATGATCTTATACGTCGATGCCGGCGGATATTCGGCCTGGATGGCCTTGTTGGAAAGGGGCCGCTGCGGGTCGGAAATCAACGCATTCCAGGCATCGTGGGACAGGCCGGTGATAAACGCGTTCTGGTCATAGGACGGGCTCGAAGCCATGGCCAGCACCTGCCCGGTGGACGGATCCACCGCTACGGCTGCACCAGCCTGGTCCGCCAGCAGTTGCTCCGCCTTCTGCTGGAGCATCTGATCGATGGACAGGAAAATGTTGTGGCCGGGCGTTGCCTCCACGGTACTGATGACCCGGACCACCTGGCCGGTGGCGTTGACCTCCACCTGCTGGCCGCCGCGCTTGCCGCGCAGCCAGTGCTCCGCCTGGCGTTCGATGCCGTACTTGCCGATGAAATCGCCGGTCCGGCAATCGCCGTAACGCCCGCTTTTCAGTTCTTTTTCGCTGATCTCG
This window encodes:
- the atpD gene encoding F0F1 ATP synthase subunit beta, with protein sequence MAENLGKITQVMGPVVDVEFEQGQLPNILTALLVTNPAINDQEDNLVIEVAQHLGDNVVRTIAMDVTDGLVRGMQVKDTGSPIMMPVGEASLGRVLNVVGRPVDGLGPVSQDKMMPIHRPAPLFTEQDTEVRVLETGVKVIDLLVPFPRGGKMGMFGGAGVGKTVIMMEMVNNIAMQHGGISVFAGVGERTREGNDLYHEMKESGVLPKAALVYGQMTEPPGARARVALSALTCAEYFRDKEGQDVLIFIDNIFRFTQAGSEVSALLGRMPSAVGYQPTLAVDLGGLQERITSTDKGSITAVQCVYVPADDLTDPAPATTFAHLDGTVVLSRQIAELGIYPAVDPLDSTSRILDPMVIGEDHYLVARQVQNMLQKYKELQDIIAILGMEELSDEDKLTVQRARKIQRFLSQPFHVAETFTGKPGKYVKVEDTVRAFKEICEGVHDSIPEQAFYMKGGIEEVLEAAQEMSEA
- a CDS encoding polymer-forming cytoskeletal protein; protein product: MFAKRKQVKTMKKNESSDHISTLLGVGTAIEGTLTFNDTIRLDGNVNGKILSEKGTVIIGERATVDAEIRVGTAIVKGTVNGYIQAAERIEVYPPAKITGDIQSPVVAIETGVVFNGKCSMRKPEPLPAESKPATGKPIEKKAD
- a CDS encoding ATP synthase F0 subunit B; translated protein: MKVPFFSRKRSCARWTLPLVLAALLLCGGTLALASSDAGDHGEAAHKGWVATDTYRVMNFAVLFIGLFLVLKKPVSQALGGRIQGIKEQLEELEEKKKAAEAKLAEYDAKMAELDKEAEALLAEYVKQGEDAKAKILKEAEAAAEKLKEQASKNIEYEFQQAKADLKAEIVEKALAKAEAIIKERINSDDQEKLVDEYLEKVVA
- a CDS encoding F0F1 ATP synthase subunit epsilon; translated protein: MAENIRLEVVTPEKSVVSEEAQIVMAPGTLGEFGVLSGHTPFLTTLKTGALKYKDASGRERFVFVSSGFAEALPDRVTVLAESAERRKDIDIQRAKEAAERAEKRLREQAKEADIDFIRAKAALLRAINRIHLAETR
- the rodA gene encoding rod shape-determining protein RodA, giving the protein MFDRRLLQCFDWGLLLLTLALGGAGLVALYSAVSAGMVEPDILLFKKQLIWYGVGFVAMVFCFLFDYKQIERFATFIYLMSVGSLVVVLFFGKIVGGSKRWLPMGPFSLQPSEMAKIAVIIILARYFAKIINTEGLNLRDLAVPVLLTVLPFGLIVRQPDLGTAMVIALIAGAMTLFVKIERRTLTWLIATFTLMVPLVWFFLRGYQKQRILTFLNPDRDPLGAGYHIIQSKIAIGSGMLTGKGFLKGTQNALSFLPEQHTDFIFSVLAEEWGLMGSLTVIVLFLIIITWGLNIAGRCRDPFGTILSVGVTSMIAWQVLINIGMVMGLMPVVGVTLPFISYGGSSIITMMMGVGLLMNVSMRRFKFE
- the rny gene encoding ribonuclease Y; protein product: METYTIVIAVVSAVIGFAVALVLRGVLGSKKLKDAAVEAEQIVKTAQNEADGLIKEAGVEAKDILFRMKSEFESEAKETRSELKKLEHRLIQKEENIDRKTDLFEQREKEIARKEQSLSDRDKSISSKEEKYNALLEEQKVQLERISTLTAEQAKELLIRAMENEARYEGAKLIKRIENEAKEDADKKAKKIIATAIQRYSGDFVAERTVSVVQLPGDEMKGRIIGREGRNIRAIEAATGIDLIIDDTPEAVILSGFNPVRREVARLSLIKLISDGRIHPARIEDVVKKVGQEVDTAIKEAGEQAAFDLGVHGIHGELIKYLGRLKYRTSYAQNVLQHSVEVGALCGMMASELGLKEKLARRMGLLHDIGKAIDHEVEGPHAVIGSKLAKKFGESAAVVHAIGAHHEDVPPSTVYALLVQAADGLSGARPGARKELLENYIRRIEDLEGIANGFNGVANTYAIQAGREIRVIVESDKVSDEESVLLSRDIAKKIEESLTFPGQIKVTVIRETRAVEYANK
- the atpH gene encoding ATP synthase F1 subunit delta — encoded protein: MKNLAIARRYAKALLLIGKEDGQTDTYREELGAFAKLIEQEKSLQQVLVNPLYDVEGRKNVLKGVMDKLDFSKAMTTFIYFLFDKGRIGFLSNINDFFQKFADELKGVARASLVSATELSSETIEKIQSALSKRTGKDIILEVEQDPELIGGIVTRIGDLVLDGSVRTQLLNMRESLKRGESV
- a CDS encoding cell division protein ZapA — translated: MEQTITLQILGRKFTFQTESAAPDAKVVAARFEDAVNKVQSQFDEKLVNIDKETILILTGLNIASEHYKLEQNYRHFFSRMTEKSAVVLNELEKAMA
- the atpA gene encoding F0F1 ATP synthase subunit alpha gives rise to the protein MELRAEEISQIIKEQITDYDKKIELSETGVVLSVGDGISRVYGLEKAMALELVEFPGGVLGLVLNLEEDNVGIAIMGDDSGIKEGDMVKRTGKIAQVPVGEPVLGRVVSGVGEPIDGKGAIDTPETRRVEMVAPGVIARKSVHEPCYTGLKAVDAMTPVGKGQRELIIGDRQIGKTAVAVDAILAQKNTDVFCIYVACGQKKSTVAQVAAILEREGAMEYTTIVAACASDPATLQYLAPYAGCAMGEYFRDKGQHALIIYDDLSKQAAAYRQVSLLLRRPPGREAFPGDIFYNHSRLLERSAKLSDELGAGSLTALPIIETQAGDVSAYIPTNVISITDGQIYLEPSLFFAGVRPAINVGLSVSRVGGAAQTKAMKKVAGTLRLDMAQFRELEAFAAFGSDLDAATQRQLTRGERLVQVLKQPQYKPLSHEKQVTILYAATRGYLDQFPSDVVAKYEAGLYPFVEERYPQIFSKLEEAQDITEEIDGLLKTALEAYGEEFKDTIKS
- the atpG gene encoding ATP synthase F1 subunit gamma; translation: MPSLKDVQLKIQGVKKTKQITKAMNMVATSRLRGAQTAMDGFRPYAEKFSEVLGSLAEKAGEEASPLLIPKEAVRKIHIVLCTSDRGLCGGFNINLTDAVKNYIKNNGIEDAEYSLTCFGKKGRDWSRKNGHEIVEAHLGIVGSKFGFSVASTAGRKLVDGFLDGKYDEVHIVYAEFVSMAKQPPVVQQLLPIPPIVKDEAEDDANKEYQAEHICEPSPEELLGDLLPRNVYVQIYRALLETSTSEHAARMSAMDNATKACNDMIDSLTLAYNKARQAAITADLMDIVGGAEALKG
- a CDS encoding ATP synthase F0 subunit B, translating into MVSVDGSLLVQMVNFLLLIWILNMVLYKPIRKILLERKAKVDGMQSTIDGSAEQVKAKEDAYAEGIRQARASGQKEKEALMQAAAEEEKAIIGKINESAQAELKQVKEKIAQEVGAVKAALEEEVDAFADAIGKKILGRVA